GACGATGAATACGACCCGGAAAAAGCCAGATCGCTGCTGAAAGACGCCGGGCTGGCGGAAGGAACCGCTATCGATCTGTGGGCGATGCCGGTACAGCGACCGTATAACCCCAATGCGCGCCGCATGGCGGAAATGATTCAGGCCGACTGGGCGAAGGTGGGGGTAAAAGCAAATATCGTCAGTTACGAGTGGGGCGAATACCTCAAACGGGTGAGGAGCGGCGAGCATCAGGCGGCGCTGATGGGCTGGACCACCGCCACCGGCGATCCGGACAATTTCTTCGGCCCGCTGTTTACCTGTACTTCCGCCAATGGCGGGTCCAACTCCGCCAAATGGTGCTACCCGCCGTTTGATAAGCTGATTACCGACGCGCGCGCCGAGCAGGATCACCAGAAACGCGTGGAATTATACCGTCAGGCGCAGTTCATGATGCATGAGCAGGCGCCGGCGGTGATGATCGCGCACTCGACTATCTTTGAGCCGGTGCGCAATACGGTGACCGGGTATGAAATCGATCCGTTCGGCAAGCACATTTTCTATCAGGTGGATATCCGGCAGTAATCTCAGCGCCGCAGCGGGAAAGCCCTGGCTTTCCCGCCGGTTCTTTTTCCTATTCTCATTGTGCTGTCACTCCCGTCGACAGTTTCACCTGCCGACAGCTTCTCCCATCGACAGTTTCTCCCGTCGACAGTACCATTGCCTGCCTTTTTTATGATGAGTCGAGTTATGCGCGTTTTACTGGCCCCGATGGAAGGGGTGTTGGATTCCCTGGTGCGGGAATTGCTCACCGAAGTGAATGATTACGATCTGTGCATCACCGAGTTTTTGCGGGTGGTGGATAGCCGTCTGCCGGTAAAAGCCTTTTATCGCCTGTGCCCGGAATTGCGCCACGGCAGCCGTACGCCGTCCGGCACGCGGGTGCGGGTGCAACTGCTCGGCCAGTACCCGCAATGGCTGGCGGAAAACGCCGCCCGGGCGGTGGAACTGGGTTCCTGGGGCGTTGATCTTAACTGCGGTTGCCCGTCGAAAATGGTCAACGGCAGCGGCGGCGGCGCCACGCTGCTCAAAGACCCTGATTTGATCTACCGGGCCGCCAGGGCAATGCGCGAGGCGGTGCCGTCATCGCTGCCGGTGACGGTGAAGGTGCGGCTGGGCTGGGACTCCGGCGAACGCCAGTTCGAGATTGCCGATGCGGTGCAACAGGCCGGAGCCAACGAGCTGGTGGTACATGGCCGCACCAAGGAGGACGGCTATCGGGCGGAGCGCATCAACTGGGCGGCGATTGGCGAAATCCGCCGGCGTCTGCGTATTCCGGTGATCGCCAACGGCGAAATCTGGGACTGGCAAAGCGCACAGGACTGTATGGCCGCCACCGGGTGCGACGCGGTAATGATTGGCCGCGGCGCGCTCAACGTGCCCAACCTGAGCCGGGTGATCAAATACCGCGAGGCGCGTATGCCGTGGCCGGAGGTGGTGCAACTGTTGCAGAAATACGTGCGGCTGGAAAAGCAGGGCGACACCGGCCTGTATCACGTGGCGCGCATCAAGCAGTGGCTGGGCTATCTGCGCAAAGAGTACGACGAGGCGAGCGATCTGTTCAGCCGGATTCGCGCGCTGACTACCTCGGCTGATATCGAACGGGTTATCGACGCCATCGAATGAGCGGATATCGTGCCGTGGGCAATGGCCTGAGCACGTTTACCCGAACGGAAAGGCGGCGGGCAGGCGGCGAGCGGGTTACCCGCAGAGCGACTACGGCGACGATTTCTTCGTGAAAAGAAAATTTACAACAATGTGCCTGTTTAATCGGCAAAACGGGAGCAGGTGGATTGAATTATTACGCTTTCGTATCTATACATGAGTAGCGAAAAACCGTTTTGTAATAATGATCCGATGGAATAGCGGGCTGGTGGTGTAAAACACCGTGTTCCGTATTGCGGTCAATTCGGGGCAGCGCGAAAATCCAGTTATCGGCGTTCATGCAATGAATTCCGGTAAAACCGGATTGATTGGCATTTACTGAATGAGATTTCTTTTGCAAATCCATCATGATGAAACATGAGGGATTTGTTTTCTGGTAAGGAATTTCGGGTAAGGAATAGATGGGGCGTCTGTTTAATCCGTTCTCTTCTTTTAGCATGGTGCCGGCGCACCGTGCCTGTGTTTGTGGTTCTCATTTCAGCAAAACGTGCCGATAAGATTGCCGGCCGGCGTGGTCTGCTTGCCGCTATGCGGGGAGCGTTCCGGTCTGTATGCGGCGCTAAGCCGCACTGATTCGCTGCGTAGCGGCGACAGCTCGAATAAGAAAATTAGCATGATAATAATATTGTTTAATAACAAACATAACGTTATCTGGACGCCCGTCCCTGCCCGTATTCACCCCATAATGAGACGCGTCAGAGAGAACCGATAAGCGGAGAAAGAACGTGCACGAGCATTTCAGAGGGAAATATGAAGTTGAATTGAAATTTCGTATTCAGGATATTAGCGCTTTCCGTGAAAATTTATTCAGCCATCATCCTGAGTCATTTGTGTTCGAAAATAAGGAAAACGATATTTATTATGATTCAGCGGAGAAAGCGCTGGGGCGACAGAATATCAGCATGTTATTACGCCGCATGGCGCCCTCGGGAATTAAGCTCTGGATTGTAAAAGGGCCGCGTACCGGACGCTGCGAAGCTGTCAATATCGAGTCGTGCGACATGACGGACAGTATGCTGAAAACGCTGGGGTTTCTGCCGATCTTCGAAGTGAATAAAACCCGCAGCATCTATTTTCTCGACCGGTTCCATATCACGCTGGATTATATCGAGTCGCTGGGGCATTTTGTGGAGATCTCCTGCATGACCGAGGAAGAGGCGGAACTGGATATTCTGGGCGAGCATTGTCAGGATTGCGCCTTGCGGTTGGGGTTGCAGATGAGCAATATTGAAACCCGCTCCTATCGGCAACTGCTGGGTTATTAGGCGAACAGCGGGGCATATTCGTTGCGGGACACGGCTATAACGGAATATGGCTATAACGGAATATAACCATGACGAAATATAAACTGAACGCCCGGCGTCGCCGGGCGGACTGAGCCGATCGCGGATTAACTATCGGACGGGGCGTCATCGCCGTAATAGAGTTTGCCGATGCGGATGATGTCGCGGCCCTGTGCCTTGCGGTGTTTGTTGGTGTCGCGCAGCGAGTAGATGCAACCGCAGTACTCCTGCTGGTAGAAGTGTTCCCGCTTGCTGATTTCAATCATCCGCGCCGAGCCGCCGCCTTTACGCCAGTTATAGTCCCAGTACGTCATGCCGGGGTAGCGGCCGGCGGCATTGCTGCCGCACTGGTTGATCTGTTGCATGTTCTTCCAGCGGGAAATGCCCAGCGAACTGGAGATAACCGAAAAACCGTGCTCGTGGGCGTATAACGCGGTGCGCTCAAAACGCATATCGAAGCACATGGTACAGCGAATGCCGCGTTCCGGCTCCCATTCCATACCTTTGGCGCGCTCAAACCAGTTATCGCTGTCGTAATCCGCGTCGACAAAGGGAACGCCATGCTTTTCGGCAAAACGAATATTTTCTTCCTTGCGGATCAGATATTCGCGCTGCGGATGAATGTTCGGGTTATAAAAGAAGATGGTGTAATCAATGCCGGAAGCGGTGATGGCTTCCATCACTTCGCCGGAGCAGGGGGCGCAGCAGGAGTGCAGCAACAGTTTGTCGGCCTGATTGGGCAGTGTCAGCACCGGGCGCTGAACGCCCGCGGTCTGTTCCTTGTCGGACACGGTTTCATCCTTTTGGGGTCGTCGATGGTCTGGATTGTCGTCGAGGCATCGCCCGGTGTGGCCGCCGGCGCGATACGCGCGGCCAGTATCCGTTATCACTAACCCGATGACAACCGCTGAACGGGCAGGCGGCGCGGCTGTCAAACTTTGTCACAAAGCTTTTTCAGCAGGTGGAGTGCACGCTATCCAGGGGCGCATTATAATGCGTCGGTCTCTTTTTTCAGTTAACAGTATACTGTTTAAGCTATTGAATAATGAATAAAAAATTTCGGCTTTCCGTTGTAAGCCTGCTGTTGCTTTCCGCGCCTGTCTGCTTTGCGCCGCAGGCCGTCGCCAAAACGCCTACGACACAACATGTCACATCCCGTCAGGAGATCGCCTCCGGTAGCGCGATGGTGGTGGATTTACGTAATAACGAGGTGCTCTATTCCGCCAATCCGGATGTAGTGGTGCCGATTGCCTCGGTCACCAAACTGATGACCGCCATGGTGGTGCTGGACGCTAATCAGCCGCTGGACGAGCGCATTTCCGTTGATATCAGCCAGACCAAAGAGATGAAAGGGGTCTATTCCCGCGTGCGTTTGGGCAGCGAAATCAGCCGCCACGACATGCTGTTGCTGGCGTTGATGTCGTCGGAAAACCGCGCGGCGGCTAGCCTGGCGCACCATTACCGCGGCGGGTATCAGGCGTTTATCGCCGCGATGAACGCCAAAGCGAGAGCGCTGGGCATGACCCATACCCGCTATGTGGAACCGACCGGGCTGTCGACCAGCAACGTCTCCACCGCCCGCGACCTGACCAAACTGCTGATCGCGTCCAAGCAGTATCCGCTGCTGAGCCAGCTCAGCACGACGCAGGAAAAAAACGCGGTGTTTACCCAGCCGTCCTACAGTCTGCCGTTTCGCAACACTAACCATCTGATTTATCGTCAGGACTGGAACATCCAACTGACCAAGACCGGCTTTACCAATCAGGCCGGCCACTGTCTGGTGATGCGCACGGTGATCAACGGACGGCCGGTGTCGCTGGTGGTGCTGGATGCGTTCGGCAAATTCACCCACTTCGCCGATGCCAACCGCCTGCGCAACTGGCTGGAAACCGGCAAAGTCAGCCCGGTGCCGGAAGCGGCGCTGAGCTACAAGAAACAGAAGTCGCTGGCGTCGCGCCAGCCGCACGGCGCCGACGTCACGGCCGCCGTGGACGAGTAACCCAGGATAGGGCGGCGTTACGGCGCCGTCCGCCAGTCTTGTACGATCTGACCCCAGTTTGCCACCTCGTCTTCATGCTCCGCTTCACGCCAGGTTTCCGTCAGCGCCTGCTGGTACCATAACTGCATCGCCGGCTGCGCCAGCATGTGGCTGGCGTAGCGTTCAGCCTCGCCGGTCAGCGTCAGGCCGTAGGTTTGCGCCCGAAATACCACCGGGGCGAAAAACGCGTCTACCGCGCTGAACCGCGCGCCCGCCAGAAACGGCCCGCCAAACCGCTGTATGCCTTCCCGCCACAGCTGATTCAGCCGATCGATATCGCTCTGCAACGCTGGGGTGATGGCGTGCAGCTTCACCCGCACGCCGCAGCTCATCGAACACTGGTTGCGCAGCGCGCCGAAGCCGGAGTGCATTTCCGCCGCCGCGCTGCGCGCCCAGGCGCGAGCGGCCTTATCCTGCGGCCAGACCGACGGGTGGTTTTCCGCCAGATACTCGGTGATGGCCAACGAATCCCAGACGGTGATGTCGTCATCCGTCAGGCACGGCACCTTGCCGGTCGGCGAGAAGGTTTTGAAGGCGGTCTGAACCGGGCCGGACGCAAACGGGGTCAGCCGCTCTTCAAACGGGATATCCAGTACTTTTAGCAGGATCCAGGGGCGCAGCGACCAGGACGAATAGTTTTTATTGGCGATGTGCAACTGATACATGTTTTCCTCCGTGGGGATGTAAGGTGGTGTATAACCGTATCGTCCAGATGTACCACGAAATCAGTGGCATGGCACCGTCTGATTGGCGGGAAAACCGTCTCAGGCCAGCAGCACTTGTCCGCAGGCCGCCTGTAGCGCGGGGTAATCGGCGTTGTGGACGCTGGCGGCGTCGGTAATCAGCATGTCGATATCGGTGGGGGCGGCATAGAGAATGCGGCTGGTCACGCCGACCTTGCTGTGATCCGCCAGCATG
The DNA window shown above is from Dickeya dadantii NCPPB 898 and carries:
- a CDS encoding glutathione S-transferase family protein, producing MYQLHIANKNYSSWSLRPWILLKVLDIPFEERLTPFASGPVQTAFKTFSPTGKVPCLTDDDITVWDSLAITEYLAENHPSVWPQDKAARAWARSAAAEMHSGFGALRNQCSMSCGVRVKLHAITPALQSDIDRLNQLWREGIQRFGGPFLAGARFSAVDAFFAPVVFRAQTYGLTLTGEAERYASHMLAQPAMQLWYQQALTETWREAEHEDEVANWGQIVQDWRTAP
- the dusC gene encoding tRNA dihydrouridine(16) synthase DusC encodes the protein MRVLLAPMEGVLDSLVRELLTEVNDYDLCITEFLRVVDSRLPVKAFYRLCPELRHGSRTPSGTRVRVQLLGQYPQWLAENAARAVELGSWGVDLNCGCPSKMVNGSGGGATLLKDPDLIYRAARAMREAVPSSLPVTVKVRLGWDSGERQFEIADAVQQAGANELVVHGRTKEDGYRAERINWAAIGEIRRRLRIPVIANGEIWDWQSAQDCMAATGCDAVMIGRGALNVPNLSRVIKYREARMPWPEVVQLLQKYVRLEKQGDTGLYHVARIKQWLGYLRKEYDEASDLFSRIRALTTSADIERVIDAIE
- the pbpG gene encoding D-alanyl-D-alanine endopeptidase, which produces MNKKFRLSVVSLLLLSAPVCFAPQAVAKTPTTQHVTSRQEIASGSAMVVDLRNNEVLYSANPDVVVPIASVTKLMTAMVVLDANQPLDERISVDISQTKEMKGVYSRVRLGSEISRHDMLLLALMSSENRAAASLAHHYRGGYQAFIAAMNAKARALGMTHTRYVEPTGLSTSNVSTARDLTKLLIASKQYPLLSQLSTTQEKNAVFTQPSYSLPFRNTNHLIYRQDWNIQLTKTGFTNQAGHCLVMRTVINGRPVSLVVLDAFGKFTHFADANRLRNWLETGKVSPVPEAALSYKKQKSLASRQPHGADVTAAVDE
- the cyaB gene encoding class IV adenylate cyclase, which gives rise to MHEHFRGKYEVELKFRIQDISAFRENLFSHHPESFVFENKENDIYYDSAEKALGRQNISMLLRRMAPSGIKLWIVKGPRTGRCEAVNIESCDMTDSMLKTLGFLPIFEVNKTRSIYFLDRFHITLDYIESLGHFVEISCMTEEEAELDILGEHCQDCALRLGLQMSNIETRSYRQLLGY
- a CDS encoding epoxyqueuosine reductase QueH, with translation MSDKEQTAGVQRPVLTLPNQADKLLLHSCCAPCSGEVMEAITASGIDYTIFFYNPNIHPQREYLIRKEENIRFAEKHGVPFVDADYDSDNWFERAKGMEWEPERGIRCTMCFDMRFERTALYAHEHGFSVISSSLGISRWKNMQQINQCGSNAAGRYPGMTYWDYNWRKGGGSARMIEISKREHFYQQEYCGCIYSLRDTNKHRKAQGRDIIRIGKLYYGDDAPSDS